One stretch of Paenibacillus sp. FSL R5-0341 DNA includes these proteins:
- a CDS encoding N-6 DNA methylase has product MDTLARYYTQEKISRLLINKLDIKRPKKILELAIGDGSLSLAAFERWNEARYYGVDIDDTSIINIKKNLPFVDVINFNGLEDNINVQLNIKSSSIDIAICNPPYLKHTMSEEDKALFKKVKLESCFNNKQITTDIVFLARNLMFLRDGRELGIILPDSVMTNHYYNDLRKDLLFNHNIKCIIQLPDNIFNKTEARTHILIIQKNIKTNTKVELSKANNDGDIIQSLYVNKEDLVHRMDFDFHFWALGLESQNKNNVRLGEITDSICRGNRTKKYLDQLELDYFHTTSFTSNNSFVDYVTTKEDFPENITLAEPGDILVSRVGKRCIGNIAMVKSGYIPITDCIYRVRPCDSYGRFIFNSFTSDKGQAWFQAYAHGVCARVISKTDLINFLVEMDGVI; this is encoded by the coding sequence ATGGATACTCTGGCTAGATATTATACCCAAGAAAAAATATCAAGGCTACTAATTAATAAACTTGATATTAAAAGGCCTAAAAAAATTTTAGAGTTGGCTATAGGTGATGGGTCATTAAGTCTAGCGGCTTTTGAAAGGTGGAATGAAGCCCGATATTACGGTGTAGATATAGATGACACTTCAATTATAAATATAAAAAAAAATCTACCTTTTGTTGATGTCATTAACTTTAATGGGCTTGAAGATAATATAAATGTACAACTAAATATTAAAAGTTCCTCAATAGACATAGCAATTTGTAATCCACCATATTTAAAACATACAATGAGTGAGGAGGATAAAGCATTATTTAAAAAAGTCAAATTAGAAAGCTGTTTTAATAATAAACAAATAACCACTGATATTGTTTTTTTAGCTCGTAACTTAATGTTTCTAAGAGATGGACGAGAGTTGGGTATAATTTTACCGGATAGTGTAATGACGAATCATTATTATAATGATTTAAGGAAAGATCTCTTATTTAATCACAACATCAAATGTATAATTCAATTACCAGACAATATCTTTAATAAAACTGAAGCTCGCACTCATATACTGATAATACAAAAAAATATTAAAACAAATACTAAAGTTGAACTATCAAAAGCTAATAATGATGGGGATATTATCCAAAGTTTGTATGTGAATAAAGAAGACTTAGTTCACAGAATGGATTTTGACTTCCATTTTTGGGCACTAGGGCTTGAATCTCAAAATAAAAATAATGTTAGATTGGGAGAGATTACAGACTCTATTTGTAGGGGGAATAGAACCAAAAAATATCTTGATCAATTAGAGCTGGATTATTTCCATACTACAAGTTTTACTTCTAATAATTCTTTCGTTGATTATGTAACAACAAAAGAGGATTTCCCTGAAAACATAACGTTAGCAGAACCAGGAGATATATTGGTCTCAAGAGTTGGAAAGAGATGTATAGGAAATATAGCCATGGTCAAAAGTGGATATATACCTATTACTGATTGCATATATCGTGTGAGACCGTGTGATTCCTATGGTAGATTCATATTTAACTCATTCACATCGGATAAAGGTCAGGCCTGGTTTCAAGCTTATGCTCATGGAGTCTGTGCAAGAGTAATTAGTAAAACAGATTTAATTAATTTTCTTGTAGAGATGGATGGGGTAATTTGA
- the nikB gene encoding nickel ABC transporter permease, with amino-acid sequence MFRILLRKFLEVFIFLLFIMFVSFLFIRLAPGDPVLTILNVDELSVSHEQVEAVREEMGFNDSLPVQFGNWLLDFVRLDFGVSYSTGQPVMQTLMRALPATAELTIGALLVMLVIAIPLGSLSALHRGSWIDRGSRMLSIVGAAVPSFWLGLILIDMFGVRFGNLPTMGRDGFTSLILPSLTLGLAISSVYVRLLRSSLLDSLSQEFVRSARARGLSESRIFMLHAFRHSLPPVITVFGVSLGSLIGGVVVIEVLFAYPGIGKLVVDAIRQRDYPLIQGYILIMAIVVFLVNTAVDLSYRYLNPEMKLKEKEAHR; translated from the coding sequence ATGTTTCGCATTTTGCTTCGAAAGTTCCTTGAGGTATTTATCTTTCTGTTGTTCATTATGTTTGTGAGTTTCCTGTTCATTCGTCTGGCTCCCGGTGATCCCGTGCTGACGATCCTGAATGTGGACGAACTGTCCGTTAGTCATGAGCAGGTCGAAGCTGTACGCGAGGAAATGGGCTTCAACGATTCGCTTCCTGTCCAGTTTGGTAACTGGTTGCTCGATTTCGTTCGACTCGACTTCGGCGTATCGTATTCAACAGGCCAGCCCGTCATGCAGACCCTGATGCGTGCGCTGCCTGCTACGGCTGAACTGACGATTGGCGCACTGCTGGTCATGCTCGTTATAGCTATCCCGCTCGGCTCACTGTCAGCACTCCATCGTGGCAGTTGGATTGACCGGGGCAGCCGCATGCTCTCCATTGTGGGTGCGGCGGTGCCGAGCTTCTGGCTGGGTCTGATCCTGATCGACATGTTCGGCGTACGCTTTGGCAATCTGCCGACCATGGGCCGGGATGGATTCACCTCACTTATTCTGCCATCTCTGACGCTGGGACTTGCCATCTCCAGCGTTTATGTGCGTCTTTTGCGTTCCAGCCTGCTAGATTCACTCAGTCAGGAGTTCGTTCGGTCCGCCCGGGCAAGAGGGTTATCCGAAAGCCGGATCTTCATGCTACACGCGTTTCGGCATAGTCTTCCGCCTGTCATTACGGTATTTGGCGTAAGTCTCGGCAGCCTGATTGGCGGAGTTGTCGTGATTGAAGTGTTGTTCGCTTATCCGGGTATCGGCAAGCTCGTTGTCGACGCGATCCGTCAGCGTGATTATCCACTGATCCAGGGTTACATCCTGATCATGGCCATCGTGGTATTCCTCGTGAATACGGCGGTTGATCTATCTTATCGTTATTTAAATCCTGAAATGAAACTCAAGGAAAAGGAGGCCCACCGATGA
- a CDS encoding DNA-binding protein has protein sequence MQKSILKSLKPDIIVEMLEMAVAFESWNKVMERADMLYQCVQSIHEERQEFQSKGIPAPYIHTERPLVYYYGVSHLMRGIAHQKMGEAAQARAYIDQYADLGWMEDLDEVGIQVVQEFRHKAQVIRYALEIETGQVELLEEFVNFLLEHPEEWLAGLKVITEAAVRHRWQIDRVLHVFEDHMLGDSKEINSSNNDDMYHYCYQRALYERWMGRAQEAVEFILQAIRLGDKLGMDRYFIRCTALLESLREEATAEQIGRYRVMLEEMK, from the coding sequence TTGCAAAAATCTATCCTAAAATCACTCAAACCGGACATCATTGTTGAAATGTTGGAGATGGCTGTGGCTTTTGAAAGTTGGAACAAGGTGATGGAGAGGGCGGATATGTTATATCAATGTGTGCAGTCTATCCATGAAGAGCGGCAGGAGTTTCAGTCAAAGGGAATACCTGCTCCGTATATACATACCGAGCGCCCATTGGTTTACTATTACGGGGTCAGTCATTTGATGCGGGGGATAGCTCATCAGAAGATGGGGGAAGCCGCTCAGGCGCGGGCATATATCGATCAATATGCAGATCTGGGATGGATGGAGGATCTGGATGAGGTAGGTATTCAGGTGGTGCAGGAGTTCAGGCATAAGGCACAGGTGATTCGGTATGCTCTTGAGATTGAAACCGGGCAGGTGGAACTGCTGGAGGAGTTTGTGAACTTTCTGCTTGAGCATCCGGAGGAATGGTTGGCAGGTCTGAAAGTGATTACGGAAGCAGCAGTGCGGCATAGGTGGCAGATTGATCGGGTTTTACATGTGTTTGAGGATCATATGCTGGGCGATAGCAAAGAAATTAATTCTTCAAACAACGATGATATGTACCATTACTGTTATCAGCGGGCTTTGTATGAACGGTGGATGGGAAGAGCGCAGGAGGCCGTGGAGTTCATTTTGCAGGCAATCAGGTTAGGGGATAAGCTAGGGATGGATCGGTATTTTATAAGGTGCACGGCATTGTTGGAATCATTGCGGGAAGAGGCTACAGCGGAGCAGATTGGACGGTATCGGGTGATGTTGGAGGAGATGAAGTAG
- a CDS encoding WXG100 family type VII secretion target, which produces MSTIKVTPEQLHHVSNQVDQARQQLESIRSDLTRQIMFVQMMWMGATQERFYYEFEQSRPILDKALESMVNTSKELKDIATRFQDADAQKVSLGGAIGAVGAAAVMTKSTGDSGSGDKGYRMAYNAMLGKMMPVNEKGVTDQAALQAYQRDQGNLDFNRMQAVNLEPPGEDIFALQIKAFEMGIHPTTGEPVSDKYAQMMVTSLKFSQIFMAIQMVRGSMPGSKGPLRLPASNPAVAKIKQHIEAAKAKNGKIEGKATEVLRKPNIETENVIRKIVSGDNVQDIRKHAKKVTVYDNYSEIVTHDNKVVRINKDDMPNSSFNKLDELILFEDSISDYGMKSYDKIRNIQLEDVPDVAKNTGLNISDITNLKKHLFLEKHEIPKAGGILIKKEHFSPDDEIAYAWQLAQKKELNQAQKDWFKQLADHELTEAKLMKEGIPYRRIESWSDDKRTYTDQPPNDGAHRKAPEQPEYGTFEGFDPFK; this is translated from the coding sequence ATGAGTACAATCAAAGTTACCCCTGAACAACTACATCACGTATCAAATCAGGTGGATCAAGCCAGACAACAGTTGGAGAGTATACGAAGTGATCTGACGAGACAGATCATGTTCGTTCAGATGATGTGGATGGGCGCGACGCAGGAGCGATTTTACTATGAGTTCGAGCAGTCACGACCTATACTGGATAAAGCGCTGGAGAGTATGGTGAATACATCCAAGGAATTGAAGGATATCGCCACGCGTTTCCAAGATGCAGATGCTCAGAAGGTAAGTCTGGGTGGTGCAATTGGAGCAGTAGGTGCCGCAGCTGTGATGACCAAATCAACAGGTGATTCTGGTTCGGGTGATAAGGGCTATCGGATGGCGTATAACGCGATGCTTGGTAAAATGATGCCTGTGAACGAGAAAGGTGTTACGGATCAGGCTGCCCTTCAGGCTTATCAGAGGGATCAGGGAAATCTGGACTTTAATCGCATGCAAGCTGTGAATCTTGAACCGCCTGGGGAAGATATATTTGCGTTACAGATCAAGGCGTTTGAGATGGGTATTCATCCTACGACAGGAGAGCCTGTATCAGATAAGTATGCTCAGATGATGGTGACCTCTCTGAAGTTTAGTCAGATATTCATGGCGATTCAGATGGTTCGTGGGAGCATGCCGGGCAGTAAAGGACCGTTACGATTGCCTGCTTCTAATCCTGCTGTGGCGAAGATTAAGCAGCATATTGAGGCTGCTAAGGCGAAGAATGGTAAGATAGAGGGTAAAGCTACAGAGGTATTAAGAAAACCTAACATTGAAACAGAAAATGTGATAAGAAAAATAGTCTCTGGAGATAATGTACAGGATATTCGTAAACATGCTAAAAAGGTGACTGTATATGATAATTATTCTGAAATTGTTACACATGATAATAAAGTAGTAAGAATCAATAAAGATGATATGCCGAATTCTTCGTTTAACAAGTTGGATGAACTTATCCTCTTTGAAGATAGCATTTCAGATTATGGTATGAAATCATATGATAAAATCAGGAATATACAATTAGAGGATGTTCCTGATGTTGCTAAGAATACAGGCTTAAATATTTCAGACATTACAAATTTAAAGAAACATTTATTCTTAGAGAAACATGAAATTCCGAAAGCAGGAGGGATTCTGATCAAAAAAGAACATTTCTCACCTGACGATGAAATAGCATATGCTTGGCAATTAGCTCAGAAAAAAGAACTCAATCAAGCCCAGAAGGATTGGTTTAAACAATTAGCCGATCATGAACTTACTGAAGCAAAATTAATGAAGGAGGGAATTCCGTACAGACGTATAGAGTCATGGTCAGATGATAAGAGAACGTATACTGATCAACCTCCGAATGATGGCGCACATCGAAAGGCACCTGAGCAACCGGAATATGGTACATTTGAAGGCTTTGATCCATTTAAATAA
- a CDS encoding zinc ribbon domain-containing protein, with product MRNKIEYEDNGFEERADYILDDDILKWNVDIPYFESIQRKLLEKGAKVLVGPRGTGKTHQMKLAYNSSLQDKTKPFPVYVSFSKYYYLEPLLSKNPAAITVFHTWVLCKIILGCINSLERLKKEDKIDYIGQLSVEEIKKFIAQSEKNIQEDWHTTVINNVTIQFVINFIIDSASSCGRKRTILLLDDAALTLTKEYMVEFFDVFRSLKTTQISPKASVYPGTTEYGPRFHLKQDGDPFNVWFEPEGAEYEEFINQLCEKRFNEVKIDGNYKELLRFASFGNPRAFITLLRDLEQSDSRNQQKKFNTIIDARCKLLNDEYISIKQKLNQYSTIIDTGWDFFDRLVHEVTQINKKLVDSNLNEKQLIVGLSSYNDKSLDRMIKFLIEAGLLYELSPVKHGENREFKRFIPHIMFLFQRRAFSRSKGFNSSEIIQFLKRKNSKHPIRKDNIYNILDNEALRNLKLDLPPCTKCGANRLSENQKFCHACGSELISKSSFEKCMQLTIDDIPLTDWQKSKIKEETQLKTVKDFLSISDIGDELRKPHGFGRKKAEKIINIVNKLIEEFLA from the coding sequence TTGAGGAATAAAATAGAGTATGAAGATAACGGTTTTGAGGAACGAGCAGATTATATATTAGATGATGATATTTTAAAGTGGAATGTGGATATACCTTATTTCGAGTCGATTCAAAGGAAGTTGCTTGAAAAAGGGGCTAAGGTATTAGTTGGGCCAAGGGGGACGGGAAAAACACATCAAATGAAGTTAGCCTATAACAGCAGTCTACAGGATAAGACCAAACCATTTCCTGTATATGTTTCTTTTAGTAAGTATTACTATCTTGAGCCGCTATTATCTAAAAACCCTGCAGCTATTACTGTATTTCATACATGGGTACTATGTAAGATTATATTAGGATGTATAAACTCACTAGAACGTTTGAAAAAAGAAGATAAAATAGATTATATTGGTCAATTGTCAGTAGAAGAAATCAAAAAGTTCATAGCACAATCTGAGAAAAATATTCAAGAAGACTGGCATACTACTGTTATAAATAATGTAACAATACAATTTGTAATTAATTTTATTATAGATTCAGCTTCAAGCTGTGGCAGAAAAAGAACTATACTGTTACTAGATGATGCTGCTCTAACACTTACTAAAGAATATATGGTTGAGTTTTTTGATGTATTCAGAAGTTTAAAAACAACACAGATCTCACCCAAGGCTTCAGTATACCCGGGGACTACTGAATACGGGCCGAGATTTCATTTGAAACAAGATGGAGATCCTTTTAATGTGTGGTTTGAACCTGAAGGAGCAGAGTATGAGGAGTTTATTAATCAATTATGTGAAAAAAGATTCAATGAAGTAAAAATAGATGGCAATTATAAAGAATTACTTAGGTTTGCCTCATTTGGGAACCCTCGCGCATTTATAACTCTTCTAAGAGATTTAGAGCAATCTGATTCGAGAAACCAACAGAAAAAATTCAACACTATAATAGATGCTAGATGTAAACTCCTTAATGATGAATATATTTCTATTAAACAAAAACTAAACCAATACAGTACAATTATAGATACGGGCTGGGACTTTTTTGATAGATTAGTCCATGAGGTCACACAAATCAATAAAAAATTAGTTGATAGTAATTTAAATGAAAAACAACTTATTGTTGGCCTAAGCAGTTACAACGACAAATCTCTAGATCGAATGATCAAATTCCTAATAGAAGCTGGTCTGCTATATGAGCTATCACCCGTTAAGCATGGTGAGAATAGAGAATTCAAAAGATTCATTCCGCATATTATGTTCTTATTTCAAAGGAGAGCTTTTTCGAGAAGTAAAGGATTCAATTCATCAGAAATTATACAGTTTTTGAAAAGAAAAAACAGTAAACACCCGATTCGTAAAGACAATATATATAATATTCTTGATAATGAAGCTCTAAGAAATTTAAAGTTAGATTTACCACCTTGTACAAAATGTGGTGCGAATCGTCTCAGCGAAAACCAGAAATTTTGCCATGCATGTGGATCTGAATTGATTTCTAAGTCTTCTTTTGAAAAATGTATGCAACTAACTATTGATGATATCCCTCTAACAGATTGGCAAAAGAGTAAAATTAAAGAAGAAACACAGCTTAAAACTGTAAAGGATTTTTTATCTATTTCTGATATAGGTGATGAACTACGAAAACCTCATGGGTTCGGACGTAAAAAGGCAGAGAAAATTATAAATATAGTTAATAAACTTATAGAGGAGTTCCTTGCATAG
- the nikA gene encoding nickel ABC transporter substrate-binding protein, translated as MNKKTPLLALVSLALSAGLLSACGSSESSPAAQPSTDNKNVHFLYNFSTSSLDPHVDSSYVPLRAGITETLVRLDEENLTVAPWLAESWESEDGQHWTIDLRDDVTFQNGKPMTGESVKASLERALEENVAIQNALKIDTIEAEGDKLEITTTQPFPEFASELVNPNTAIIDVSEPDIVNKPIGTGPFKLTSFTPGSKLELDRYDEYWDGASPLDSITFSFNEDANARTLALKSGQVDIVYRPEVESLESLKAMDGMTVESTSTFRVHQLTMNMQRESMKDLNVRRALDALIDRQGIVDTILLGYGEAAIGPFLPSLPFAPTYTDTATESGADVAVKYLGEAGYTQQNGVMTKDGKPLQLTLLTYSARADLPLIAQVFQSDAKKIGIDVQIRQIDTPEDYMASNRDWDIATYSNLTAPRGDAGYYLNATYHPKGALNFSGSEDPELTKIIDELNLTVAPEKRAELAEKAANYVHDNVLNSFVLHPGTIVAYNGKKIKNWVTTRSEYYMITNKLDVM; from the coding sequence TTGAATAAAAAGACGCCACTGCTAGCGCTGGTCTCCTTGGCCTTGAGCGCTGGACTGTTGAGCGCCTGCGGATCATCTGAGTCCAGTCCCGCTGCGCAGCCATCCACTGATAATAAAAATGTTCACTTCCTATATAACTTCTCCACCAGTTCCCTAGATCCACATGTGGATTCTAGCTATGTGCCGCTGCGCGCGGGCATTACGGAAACGCTGGTTCGTCTCGATGAAGAGAATCTGACGGTTGCTCCATGGCTCGCCGAGAGCTGGGAGAGCGAAGACGGGCAGCATTGGACGATCGACCTGCGAGATGATGTGACCTTCCAGAACGGCAAGCCGATGACGGGTGAGTCCGTTAAGGCATCCCTTGAGCGGGCGCTGGAAGAGAATGTAGCCATCCAGAACGCGCTGAAGATCGATACGATTGAAGCCGAGGGCGACAAGCTGGAGATCACTACAACTCAGCCGTTCCCGGAGTTCGCTTCCGAGCTGGTGAATCCCAACACGGCGATTATCGACGTGAGTGAGCCGGACATTGTGAACAAGCCTATTGGTACGGGCCCTTTCAAGCTGACTTCTTTTACCCCAGGCAGCAAGCTGGAACTGGATCGTTATGATGAATACTGGGACGGAGCATCGCCTCTGGATTCCATCACATTCTCATTCAATGAAGATGCTAATGCCCGCACACTAGCGCTTAAATCTGGACAGGTAGATATCGTATACCGTCCAGAGGTCGAGAGTCTCGAATCGCTCAAAGCGATGGACGGCATGACCGTTGAATCTACATCGACGTTCCGCGTGCATCAGCTAACGATGAACATGCAGCGGGAGAGTATGAAGGACCTTAATGTTCGTCGTGCGTTGGACGCGCTGATTGACCGTCAGGGCATCGTGGATACGATCCTGCTAGGATATGGCGAAGCTGCTATCGGACCGTTCCTGCCATCACTGCCCTTCGCACCAACCTATACGGATACAGCAACGGAATCTGGAGCTGATGTCGCTGTAAAATATCTTGGCGAAGCAGGGTACACGCAGCAAAACGGCGTGATGACCAAGGACGGCAAACCGTTGCAGTTGACGCTGCTGACGTATTCGGCTCGTGCCGATCTGCCACTAATTGCTCAAGTGTTCCAATCTGATGCGAAGAAGATCGGTATCGACGTGCAGATTCGCCAGATCGACACGCCGGAAGATTATATGGCGTCCAACCGCGACTGGGATATTGCGACGTACAGTAATTTGACGGCTCCTCGTGGGGATGCAGGATATTACCTGAATGCGACGTACCATCCGAAAGGTGCTCTTAACTTCAGCGGATCGGAAGATCCGGAGCTGACCAAGATCATCGACGAATTGAATCTCACAGTTGCACCAGAGAAGCGCGCAGAGCTAGCCGAGAAGGCAGCAAACTATGTGCATGATAACGTACTGAATTCATTCGTGCTGCATCCAGGTACGATCGTTGCCTACAACGGTAAGAAGATCAAGAACTGGGTTACCACTCGTAGTGAATATTACATGATTACCAATAAGCTGGATGTGATGTAA
- a CDS encoding ABC transporter ATP-binding protein yields the protein MILSIEELSISSRDRTIVDQVSLAVREGEFMALVGQSGSGKSLLSQAIGRLLPPNLHASGRVMFEGSNLLERKPKEMRALRGSRISYIFQDYQGAFTPFRSIGGHFDEYQKVHGEKSSAIRKKRAEEALESVGLGAELLRRYPFQLSGGQLQRASIATSLMLSPRLLIADEATTALDSVSGHRVLELLARKQAETGCAILFITHDWRHVRRYANRLAVMKEGQIVESGGKHRILDHPQHEYTRQLIDAAPVLSRSLKSGLKEAGTE from the coding sequence ATGATTCTCTCCATTGAGGAATTGAGCATCTCCAGTCGGGATCGTACAATTGTAGATCAAGTCTCGCTGGCTGTTCGTGAAGGTGAATTCATGGCATTGGTTGGACAGAGCGGTAGTGGCAAAAGCTTGCTCTCGCAAGCCATTGGTCGTCTGCTGCCGCCCAACCTGCATGCGTCGGGGCGAGTCATGTTCGAGGGCAGTAATCTGCTCGAACGGAAACCAAAGGAGATGCGCGCCCTGCGGGGAAGCCGCATCTCGTATATTTTTCAAGACTATCAGGGAGCGTTTACGCCATTTCGCAGTATTGGTGGGCACTTTGATGAATACCAGAAGGTACATGGGGAAAAGTCTTCTGCCATCCGCAAGAAAAGGGCTGAGGAAGCATTGGAATCGGTTGGCCTTGGTGCTGAATTGCTGCGCCGCTATCCGTTCCAGTTGAGCGGTGGACAGCTTCAGCGGGCATCAATTGCTACATCGCTGATGTTGTCTCCTCGTCTGCTGATTGCTGACGAAGCAACAACGGCACTGGATAGTGTATCCGGACATCGCGTATTGGAGTTACTGGCACGCAAACAAGCGGAGACGGGCTGTGCGATTTTGTTTATAACGCATGATTGGCGCCATGTACGTCGCTATGCGAACCGCTTGGCTGTGATGAAGGAAGGGCAGATCGTCGAATCTGGCGGGAAACATCGCATTCTCGATCATCCTCAGCATGAATATACGCGCCAGTTGATTGATGCGGCTCCCGTCCTGAGTCGCTCGCTGAAGTCGGGATTGAAGGAGGCAGGAACCGAATGA
- a CDS encoding helix-turn-helix transcriptional regulator, which yields MTTLRNSVGERIRAIRKMKGLTQQQLAELSGLDDAYIGSVERGERNFSIDTVEKIIIALEIPSENFFISSGEMTEEQLARMKALDDYSILISDLSEEKLIKFTNVVNEISKLLD from the coding sequence ATGACAACATTACGAAATTCGGTAGGAGAACGGATTAGAGCAATTCGTAAGATGAAGGGTTTAACACAGCAGCAACTAGCAGAACTTTCAGGATTGGATGATGCGTATATCGGGTCGGTAGAGCGTGGAGAGAGAAATTTTTCAATTGACACAGTGGAGAAAATTATTATTGCGTTAGAAATTCCGTCTGAAAACTTTTTTATATCTTCAGGAGAAATGACGGAAGAACAACTAGCCAGAATGAAGGCATTAGATGATTATTCTATTTTAATTAGTGATTTAAGCGAAGAAAAGTTAATTAAATTCACAAATGTGGTGAACGAAATCTCAAAACTTCTTGACTAA
- a CDS encoding contact-dependent growth inhibition system immunity protein, whose protein sequence is MSKLIKEIYSINQNIQTDNSESPLDHWYDRLINKKVDELDLEDVSRMLGQHVFIDLGIEKAIEILSEDPLAGEMYDGHLLKLLCSIETNNFRDLLQLKKLLQTIKSNLSQFEWADEEDQEEYAELLERFLKKVSL, encoded by the coding sequence ATGAGTAAACTAATTAAAGAAATATATTCAATAAATCAAAATATCCAGACTGATAACTCTGAGTCACCTTTAGATCATTGGTACGATAGACTTATAAATAAGAAAGTGGATGAGCTTGACTTAGAAGATGTTAGTAGAATGTTGGGCCAACATGTATTTATAGATCTTGGTATAGAAAAGGCTATAGAAATTTTATCAGAAGATCCCCTTGCTGGGGAGATGTATGATGGACATCTGTTGAAGCTTCTTTGTTCTATTGAAACGAATAATTTTAGAGACTTATTACAACTGAAAAAATTACTCCAGACTATCAAGAGTAATCTTTCTCAGTTCGAATGGGCTGATGAAGAAGATCAGGAAGAGTACGCTGAGTTATTAGAACGTTTTCTGAAAAAGGTTAGCCTTTAA